In Geotalea uraniireducens, one genomic interval encodes:
- a CDS encoding sigma-54-dependent transcriptional regulator: protein MNETILVVDDEESIRTALAGILEDEGYRTVFARDGVDALESLQKELPDLVLLDIWMPRLDGLETLQRLKEQHPGLTVVMMSGHGTIETAVRSTKIGAYDFIEKPLSLEKVLVTVRNGLDVGRLRAENDSLRTLSFKGHEMIGTTAVMRRLQEQIARVAPSNASVLISGENGTGKELVARAIHHQGLRREGPFIEINCAAIPEELIESELFGHEKGAFTGAIAQKKGKFDLADGGTIFLDEIGDMSLKTQAKVLRIIQERKFERVGGTRTVEVDVRIIAATNKILEEEIKNGTFREDLFYRLNVVPFQVPPLRERKEDIPPLVEHFLQIFAKREGQERKTMLPEAVELLKGYDWPGNVRELRNIVERLVIMTPGKVITPAQIPESIVGGPAHRDEAPFRLGGPESNSLREAREEFEKEFIMQKLEEFNWNISRTAEAIELERSNLYRKMKSYGIDVKK, encoded by the coding sequence ATGAATGAAACAATCCTGGTAGTAGACGACGAAGAGAGCATCAGAACCGCCCTGGCGGGGATCCTCGAAGACGAAGGGTACCGGACGGTCTTCGCCCGGGACGGCGTAGACGCCCTGGAATCGCTGCAGAAAGAGCTCCCCGACCTGGTGCTGCTCGACATCTGGATGCCGCGGCTCGACGGCCTGGAGACGCTGCAGCGATTGAAAGAACAGCACCCGGGCCTGACGGTGGTGATGATGTCCGGTCACGGCACCATCGAAACGGCGGTGCGGTCGACCAAGATCGGCGCCTACGACTTCATCGAAAAGCCGCTCTCCCTGGAAAAGGTGCTGGTCACCGTCCGGAACGGCCTCGACGTCGGCCGGCTCCGGGCGGAGAACGATTCGCTCCGTACCCTGTCGTTCAAGGGGCACGAGATGATCGGCACGACAGCGGTAATGCGCCGGCTCCAGGAGCAGATCGCCCGGGTAGCGCCGAGCAACGCCTCGGTGCTGATCAGCGGCGAGAACGGTACCGGCAAGGAGCTGGTGGCCCGGGCCATTCACCACCAGGGGCTGCGCCGCGAGGGGCCGTTCATCGAGATCAACTGCGCGGCGATCCCCGAAGAGCTGATCGAGAGCGAGCTGTTCGGCCACGAAAAAGGGGCCTTCACCGGCGCCATCGCCCAGAAGAAGGGGAAATTCGACCTGGCGGACGGCGGGACGATCTTTCTCGACGAAATCGGCGACATGTCGCTGAAGACCCAGGCCAAGGTGCTGCGGATCATCCAGGAGCGGAAGTTCGAGCGGGTCGGCGGCACCCGGACCGTCGAGGTGGACGTCCGGATCATCGCCGCCACCAACAAGATCCTCGAAGAGGAGATCAAAAACGGCACCTTCCGCGAAGACCTCTTCTACCGGCTGAACGTGGTCCCCTTCCAGGTGCCGCCGCTCCGGGAACGGAAGGAGGATATCCCGCCCCTCGTCGAGCACTTTCTGCAGATTTTCGCCAAACGCGAGGGGCAGGAGCGGAAAACGATGCTGCCGGAGGCGGTCGAACTGCTCAAGGGGTACGACTGGCCCGGCAACGTCCGGGAACTGCGCAACATCGTCGAACGGCTGGTGATCATGACCCCCGGCAAGGTCATCACCCCGGCCCAGATCCCGGAATCGATCGTCGGCGGCCCGGCCCACCGCGACGAAGCGCCGTTCCGCCTCGGCGGACCGGAAAGCAACTCGCTCCGCGAAGCGCGGGAAGAGTTCGAAAAGGAATTCATCATGCAGAAGCTGGAGGAGTTCAACTGGAATATCAGCCGGACTGCCGAGGCCATCGAGCTGGAGCGGAGCAACCTCTACCGGAAGATGAAGAGCTACGGCATCGACGTGAAGAAGTGA
- a CDS encoding OmpA family protein: MKKTLILGCVLLAVAMAVPCLAEILPGSFSLSPYIGGYTYDGEQHLKTRPTYGIRGGYNFTKNWALEGVFGGTLTEQTRDAKADATAYTYRLEGLYHFLPDSRLVPFVAAGIGLTSFDYSADAGQKDRTDGILDYGAGLKYFITDSLALRGDVRHIFDTHASYNNLEYTVGLSFAFGGTKPVAKEVPPPAPAPAPAPAVEPAPAPEPPPAPAAEEPRPGLMKYCIDLNIEFDIDKAAIRPEYHDQLKRVGDFMKKYPTTTAVIEGNTDNVGGYEYNMKLSQRRAESVVNYLVENFGIERSRLSAKGYGYTRPIADNATEEGKQRNRRTSAVIDCVLESPKFIADLPDRLCVSLNIQFDTDQAVIKPEYHNEIAKVGDFMNRFPTTTAVIEGHTDNVGGSKYNMELSQRRAEAVVNYLVDKFGIDRSRLSAKGYGDTRPIGYNTDPAGRAMNRRIDAIIDCAIKKKTE, encoded by the coding sequence ATGAAAAAAACCCTGATTCTCGGCTGCGTGCTGCTGGCCGTGGCCATGGCTGTCCCGTGTCTGGCAGAAATCCTCCCTGGTTCGTTTTCGCTCAGTCCGTACATAGGGGGGTACACCTATGACGGCGAGCAGCACCTGAAAACCAGGCCGACCTACGGGATCCGCGGCGGCTACAATTTTACCAAGAACTGGGCGCTCGAAGGGGTGTTCGGTGGTACGCTCACCGAACAGACCCGCGATGCCAAAGCGGACGCCACCGCTTACACCTACCGTCTCGAAGGGCTCTACCATTTTCTTCCCGACAGCCGGCTGGTGCCGTTCGTTGCCGCGGGGATCGGCCTTACCTCCTTCGACTACAGCGCCGATGCCGGGCAGAAGGATCGGACCGACGGGATACTCGATTATGGCGCCGGCCTCAAATACTTTATCACCGATAGCCTTGCCCTGCGCGGCGATGTCCGGCACATTTTCGACACCCATGCCTCCTACAACAACCTGGAGTACACCGTTGGCCTCAGCTTCGCCTTCGGCGGGACGAAACCGGTCGCCAAGGAGGTGCCGCCGCCGGCTCCCGCCCCGGCACCGGCTCCTGCCGTCGAACCGGCGCCGGCTCCCGAGCCGCCTCCCGCTCCGGCTGCCGAGGAGCCGCGTCCCGGCCTAATGAAATACTGCATCGACCTGAACATCGAGTTCGATATCGACAAGGCGGCTATCCGGCCGGAGTATCATGACCAGCTCAAGCGGGTCGGCGACTTCATGAAAAAATACCCGACCACCACCGCGGTCATCGAGGGGAACACCGACAACGTCGGCGGTTACGAGTACAACATGAAGCTCTCCCAGCGGCGGGCCGAATCGGTGGTCAACTACCTGGTGGAAAACTTCGGCATCGAGCGGTCACGGCTTTCCGCCAAAGGGTACGGCTACACCCGGCCGATCGCCGACAACGCCACCGAGGAAGGGAAGCAGCGTAACCGCCGGACCAGCGCGGTCATCGATTGCGTTCTGGAAAGCCCGAAATTCATTGCCGACCTACCGGACCGGCTCTGCGTATCGCTGAACATCCAGTTCGACACCGATCAGGCGGTTATTAAGCCGGAATATCACAACGAGATTGCCAAGGTCGGCGACTTCATGAACAGGTTCCCGACCACCACGGCGGTGATCGAGGGGCATACGGACAACGTCGGCGGCTCTAAGTACAATATGGAGCTCTCCCAGCGGCGGGCCGAAGCGGTGGTCAACTACCTGGTCGACAAGTTCGGCATCGACCGGTCGCGGCTCTCGGCCAAGGGGTATGGCGATACCCGGCCGATCGGCTACAACACCGATCCGGCCGGCCGGGCAATGAACCGGCGGATCGACGCGATCATCGACTGCGCGATCAAGAAGAAAACCGAGTAG
- a CDS encoding beta-class carbonic anhydrase produces the protein MTLLDTILEANSTFVRPGAFPPLPKNPKKQFAIFTCMDTRLVDFLEPAMGIKRGDAKVIKNAGNTIIDPNGGVVRSLVAAIYSLGVEEIFVIGHLDCGMASVDIVELKQRMIERGVDPQTIDTVVPDLAQWFGAFSCPEENVARVVSIIREHPLIPRDVPVHGLIFCPNDGHLDVIVRGY, from the coding sequence ATGACCCTGCTCGACACGATTCTCGAAGCAAACAGCACCTTTGTCCGGCCGGGAGCGTTCCCTCCCCTGCCGAAGAATCCGAAGAAGCAGTTCGCCATCTTCACCTGCATGGACACCCGGCTGGTCGACTTTCTCGAACCGGCGATGGGTATCAAGCGGGGAGACGCCAAGGTGATCAAGAATGCCGGCAACACGATCATCGACCCCAACGGCGGCGTGGTTCGCAGCCTAGTGGCGGCCATCTACAGCCTCGGCGTCGAGGAGATCTTTGTCATCGGCCACCTGGACTGCGGGATGGCCTCGGTCGACATCGTCGAGCTGAAGCAGCGGATGATCGAGCGAGGGGTCGACCCCCAAACCATCGACACCGTCGTCCCCGACCTGGCCCAGTGGTTCGGCGCCTTTTCCTGCCCGGAGGAGAACGTGGCCCGGGTGGTCTCGATTATCCGCGAGCATCCGCTGATCCCCCGTGACGTGCCGGTCCACGGCCTCATTTTCTGCCCCAACGACGGCCACCTCGACGTGATCGTCCGGGGCTATTGA
- a CDS encoding diguanylate cyclase, producing the protein MPRRAPRYTAADLESIPLFRFVPFECIEGILEHCTVQDLRPGDRYEPAEAADRSLCVLIAGRLALYYDAKMRDDEPPLYIERGEIVGETFVTGEPGVPCILVAAEPCRIMTMEEDLIWSLAQASHAAACNLLGILLRRRADAPRESFSGTVDEYAIHEQGIVDPLTGFQTRRWLEGILDRQVARSLASGKPLSLVIVDIDRFREFNEHHGRLGGDHALHEMAKALRNYLRPTELVARYGGDIFAILLPEANRTTALTIAERLRQRVANTVINIRDGKMLPALSISIGVADVQPGMGSRDLTAAARAALSRAKVAGGNTVAD; encoded by the coding sequence ATGCCGCGACGTGCCCCCCGCTACACCGCCGCCGACCTGGAATCGATCCCGCTGTTCCGCTTCGTCCCCTTCGAATGTATCGAGGGGATTCTGGAGCATTGCACCGTCCAGGACCTCCGGCCGGGAGACCGTTACGAACCGGCCGAAGCCGCCGACCGCAGCCTCTGCGTGCTGATCGCCGGCCGCCTCGCCCTCTATTACGACGCCAAGATGCGCGACGACGAACCGCCGCTCTACATCGAGCGGGGGGAGATCGTCGGCGAAACCTTCGTTACCGGCGAGCCGGGTGTCCCCTGCATCCTGGTCGCCGCCGAGCCGTGCCGGATCATGACCATGGAAGAGGACCTGATCTGGTCGCTGGCCCAGGCCTCCCATGCCGCCGCCTGCAACCTGCTCGGCATCCTGCTCCGCCGCCGTGCCGACGCCCCCCGGGAAAGCTTTTCCGGCACCGTCGACGAATACGCGATCCACGAGCAGGGAATCGTCGACCCGCTGACCGGCTTCCAGACCCGGCGCTGGCTGGAAGGGATTCTCGACCGCCAGGTTGCCCGCTCCCTGGCCAGCGGCAAGCCGCTGTCGCTGGTAATCGTCGACATCGACCGCTTCCGGGAGTTCAACGAACACCACGGACGCCTGGGGGGAGACCACGCCCTCCACGAAATGGCGAAGGCTCTGCGCAATTACCTCCGCCCCACCGAACTCGTCGCCCGTTACGGTGGCGACATCTTTGCCATTCTGCTCCCCGAGGCCAACCGGACCACGGCGTTGACCATTGCCGAGCGCCTGCGGCAACGGGTGGCGAACACGGTCATCAACATCCGGGACGGCAAGATGCTCCCCGCCCTTTCCATCTCTATCGGCGTCGCCGACGTCCAACCGGGGATGGGAAGCCGGGATTTGACCGCCGCCGCCCGGGCGGCCCTCTCCCGGGCCAAGGTGGCCGGCGGCAACACCGTCGCCGACTGA
- a CDS encoding triphosphoribosyl-dephospho-CoA synthase: MNSAQLFEIELFAQSLVKGAALGLYLTPKPGLVDMADAGAHPDLTLAKMEHSLEIIDDYLAELIRSLSDGERLLCQAVVGRRAEQVMLEECGTNTLKGYIFLSGLLLIARWHAGANNQERLRQTVARLAEEYFAIRGEEETNGRTARRRFRTGGIVQEALAGLPALFDCAVPAYLEGIGRFGCFTTASFFMLARLMQTVEDTTTLHRGGTMGLARLRRDGQSLERAITGQGDVIGLLTVLNDEYVRMNLTMGGVGDLLCLAYGYLTASGQLMGDAGGAHRSKPQISRRRCLAGN, from the coding sequence ATGAACTCCGCGCAGTTGTTCGAGATTGAACTGTTTGCCCAGTCCCTGGTCAAGGGAGCGGCCCTGGGGCTCTACCTCACGCCGAAACCGGGGCTCGTCGATATGGCGGACGCCGGCGCCCACCCTGACCTCACCCTGGCAAAAATGGAGCATTCCCTCGAGATCATCGACGACTACCTGGCGGAGCTGATCCGTTCCCTCAGCGACGGCGAACGGCTCCTCTGCCAAGCGGTGGTCGGCCGGCGCGCCGAGCAGGTGATGCTGGAGGAGTGCGGTACCAACACCCTCAAAGGATACATCTTCCTGAGCGGCCTGCTGCTGATCGCCCGCTGGCATGCCGGCGCCAATAACCAGGAGCGGCTGCGGCAAACCGTTGCCCGGCTGGCCGAAGAATATTTCGCCATCCGCGGCGAAGAAGAGACCAACGGCCGCACCGCCCGCCGCCGCTTCAGAACCGGCGGCATCGTCCAGGAGGCCCTGGCCGGCCTGCCGGCGCTCTTCGACTGCGCCGTCCCCGCCTATCTCGAAGGGATCGGCCGGTTCGGCTGTTTCACCACCGCCTCCTTTTTCATGCTCGCCCGGCTGATGCAGACCGTGGAGGATACGACTACCCTCCATCGCGGCGGGACCATGGGACTGGCCCGGCTCCGCCGGGACGGCCAGTCCCTCGAACGGGCCATCACCGGCCAGGGGGATGTAATCGGCCTGCTGACGGTACTGAACGACGAATACGTCCGGATGAACCTGACCATGGGGGGAGTGGGGGATCTGCTCTGCCTCGCCTATGGCTACCTCACCGCCAGCGGTCAGCTGATGGGCGATGCCGGAGGCGCCCACCGGTCGAAACCACAAATCTCCCGCCGCCGTTGCCTGGCGGGAAACTGA
- a CDS encoding FxsA family protein, whose translation MLLRLFLLFTIIPVVELYLLIRVGRLIGALPTVALILAISMAGAWLVRAQGFAILGRIQTELAQGRIPAGELLDGALVLAGGILLLTPGFFTDFLGLFFLTPPTRRIIKQFLGLWLQRKLASGQFVIRRF comes from the coding sequence ATGCTGCTCAGACTCTTTCTACTCTTCACTATCATCCCGGTCGTTGAACTGTACCTGCTGATCAGGGTCGGCCGGCTGATCGGTGCCCTGCCGACGGTAGCGCTGATCCTGGCCATCAGCATGGCCGGCGCCTGGCTCGTCCGCGCCCAGGGGTTCGCCATCCTCGGCCGCATCCAGACCGAACTCGCCCAGGGCCGGATTCCCGCCGGCGAGCTGCTCGATGGCGCCCTGGTCCTGGCCGGCGGCATTCTCCTCCTCACCCCCGGCTTCTTCACCGATTTCCTCGGTCTTTTCTTCCTCACCCCGCCGACCCGGCGGATCATCAAGCAGTTCCTCGGCCTCTGGCTCCAGCGCAAGCTCGCCTCCGGCCAGTTCGTCATCCGCCGTTTCTGA
- the ppsA gene encoding phosphoenolpyruvate synthase — translation MAYVRWFADTTIDDVPLVGGKNASLGEMYRELRPLGVKIPNGFAVTAAAYWHLVRSAGILPEMKRLLADFAKEDVTDLAARGRRLRELIYGAPLPDDLAAEIVAAYRQLCAEYGDDCDVAVRSSATAEDLPTASFAGQQETYLNIRGTVQLLDACRRCFASLFTDRAISYRIDQGFDHFKVGLSIGIMKMVRSDLAASGVIFTLDTETGFRETILVTGAYGLGENVVQGAVNPDEFTVLKPTLRQGFRPIVRRTLGAKKIRMIYGSGTSKVLTRNVEVPKAERRRFCISDDEVLALARAALLIEEHYSRRAGHEMPMDIEWAKDGQSGELFIVQARPETVQSQKRLDTLETFVLERKGEVLCSGTGVGEKIAAGPARVITDVQHLNEFRPGEVLVADTTTPDWEPVMKTAAAVVTNRGGRTCHAAIVSRELGIPSVVGTVNGTERLATGRPVTVCCAEGEIGKIYDGILPFRVDRLDLAGMKRPRTKIMMNLGNPEEAFSLCRIPNDGVGLARMEFIITNHIKIHPMALVHPERVADEGARREIDLLTAGSPDKPSFFVAKLAEGIGTIAAAFFPKPVIVRMSDFKTNEYAMLLGGRDFEPREENPMIGFRGASRYYDERYREGFALECRALLRVRREMGLGNVIPMIPFCRRVEEAEKVLAEMAANGLVRGEEGLEVYVMCEIPNNVIMIDEFSQLFDGFSIGSNDLTQLTLGVDRDSVLVAHVFDERDPGVMRLIAETVAGARRNGRHSGICGQAPSDYPEFAAFLVREGIDSISLNPDSLMKISLRVLEMEATADRG, via the coding sequence ATGGCCTATGTCCGCTGGTTTGCCGACACCACCATCGACGATGTCCCGCTGGTCGGCGGGAAAAACGCCTCGCTCGGCGAAATGTATCGGGAACTCCGGCCGCTCGGGGTAAAAATCCCCAACGGCTTCGCCGTCACCGCTGCCGCATACTGGCATCTGGTCCGGTCGGCGGGCATCCTCCCCGAGATGAAACGGCTGCTGGCCGACTTTGCCAAGGAGGACGTCACCGACCTCGCCGCCCGCGGCCGCCGGCTCCGGGAACTGATCTACGGCGCCCCGCTGCCGGACGACCTGGCGGCGGAGATCGTCGCCGCCTACCGGCAGCTCTGCGCCGAATACGGCGACGACTGCGATGTGGCGGTCCGGAGCAGCGCCACCGCCGAAGACCTCCCCACCGCCTCATTTGCCGGTCAACAGGAAACCTACCTCAACATCCGCGGGACCGTTCAGCTGCTGGACGCCTGCCGCCGCTGCTTCGCTTCGCTCTTCACCGACCGGGCCATCTCCTACCGGATCGACCAGGGATTCGACCATTTCAAGGTCGGGCTCTCGATCGGCATCATGAAGATGGTCCGCTCGGACCTGGCGGCGAGCGGCGTCATCTTCACCCTCGACACCGAGACCGGCTTCCGGGAGACGATCCTGGTCACCGGCGCCTACGGCCTCGGCGAAAACGTGGTCCAGGGGGCGGTCAACCCGGACGAGTTCACCGTCTTAAAGCCGACTCTCCGCCAGGGATTCCGGCCAATCGTCCGCCGGACCCTCGGCGCCAAGAAGATCCGGATGATTTACGGCAGCGGCACCTCCAAGGTCCTGACCCGCAACGTGGAAGTCCCCAAGGCCGAGCGGCGGCGCTTCTGCATCAGCGACGACGAGGTCCTGGCGCTGGCCCGGGCCGCCCTGTTGATCGAGGAGCACTACTCACGGCGGGCCGGCCACGAGATGCCGATGGACATCGAATGGGCGAAGGACGGCCAGAGCGGCGAACTGTTCATCGTCCAGGCCCGCCCGGAAACGGTCCAGTCCCAGAAGCGGCTCGACACCCTGGAAACCTTCGTCCTGGAACGGAAAGGCGAGGTGCTCTGCAGCGGCACCGGGGTCGGCGAAAAGATCGCCGCCGGCCCGGCCCGGGTAATCACCGACGTTCAGCATCTGAACGAGTTCCGCCCCGGCGAGGTGCTGGTGGCCGACACCACCACCCCCGACTGGGAGCCGGTGATGAAAACCGCCGCCGCCGTCGTCACCAACCGCGGCGGGCGGACCTGCCACGCCGCCATTGTCAGCCGCGAACTCGGCATCCCTTCGGTGGTCGGTACCGTCAACGGCACCGAACGGCTCGCCACCGGCCGGCCGGTGACCGTCTGCTGCGCCGAGGGGGAAATCGGCAAGATTTACGACGGCATCCTCCCCTTCCGGGTCGACCGGCTCGACCTGGCCGGGATGAAACGCCCACGGACGAAGATCATGATGAACCTCGGCAACCCGGAAGAGGCCTTCTCGCTCTGCCGCATCCCCAACGACGGCGTCGGCCTGGCCCGGATGGAGTTCATCATCACCAATCACATCAAGATTCACCCGATGGCGCTGGTCCACCCGGAACGGGTGGCCGACGAAGGGGCCCGGCGGGAGATCGACCTCCTCACCGCCGGCTCCCCCGACAAGCCCTCCTTCTTCGTCGCGAAACTGGCCGAGGGGATCGGCACCATCGCCGCCGCCTTCTTCCCCAAGCCGGTGATCGTCCGGATGAGCGACTTCAAGACCAACGAATACGCCATGCTTCTCGGCGGCCGGGATTTCGAGCCGCGGGAGGAAAACCCGATGATCGGCTTCCGCGGCGCCTCCCGCTATTACGACGAGCGCTACCGGGAAGGGTTCGCCCTGGAGTGCCGGGCGCTTTTGCGGGTCCGGCGGGAGATGGGGCTCGGCAACGTCATTCCGATGATCCCCTTCTGCCGGCGGGTCGAGGAGGCGGAAAAGGTCCTCGCCGAGATGGCGGCCAACGGCCTCGTCCGGGGCGAGGAGGGGCTCGAAGTCTACGTGATGTGCGAGATCCCCAACAACGTGATCATGATCGACGAATTCTCGCAACTCTTCGACGGCTTTTCCATCGGCTCCAACGACCTGACCCAGCTCACCCTCGGCGTCGACCGCGACTCGGTCCTGGTGGCGCACGTCTTCGACGAGCGGGACCCGGGAGTGATGCGGCTGATCGCCGAGACGGTGGCCGGAGCGCGCCGCAACGGCCGGCACAGCGGCATCTGCGGCCAGGCGCCAAGCGATTATCCGGAATTCGCCGCTTTTCTGGTACGCGAGGGGATCGATTCCATCTCCCTCAATCCCGACTCGCTGATGAAAATCTCGTTGCGGGTGCTGGAGATGGAGGCGACCGCCGACCGCGGTTAG
- a CDS encoding HlyD family secretion protein produces MDQETKDRQPVPPNGTDNAAPAPRPRLQRRARIALAIVATALILASAVFWWYSSHWASTDDAQVDGHLNPISARVSGHVIRVNVEDNQFVKAGTVLVEIDPTDYRVARDRARADYATAAAEATAALAAVPITAVSSAGRLATAGAQVDNARAGVTAAEKRLAAAEAQLREAEAKDARAQADLTRYRPLVSRDVISHQQFDQTLAAAKSAAAAVDAARATANVARQEVTQAGDRLAQARAELRTAQTAPQQVTVSRSRATAAVATAQRAKAALEQAELNLRYTTITAPVDGIVGRKSAEVGQNVEPGQVLLVLVPTDDIWVTANFKENQLRRLRPGQRVRISVDAYDRTYDGFVESIGGASGARFSLFPPENATGNYVKVVQRIPVRIRFARGQDREHLLRPGMSVVPKVRVR; encoded by the coding sequence ATGGACCAGGAGACGAAAGACAGGCAACCGGTGCCGCCGAACGGCACCGACAATGCGGCGCCGGCGCCCCGGCCGCGGCTGCAACGCCGGGCGCGGATCGCCCTGGCGATCGTGGCAACGGCCCTGATCCTGGCCAGCGCCGTCTTCTGGTGGTATTCGAGCCACTGGGCGAGCACGGACGATGCCCAGGTGGACGGCCATCTCAATCCGATCAGCGCCCGGGTCTCCGGTCACGTCATCAGGGTGAACGTCGAGGACAACCAGTTCGTCAAGGCGGGAACGGTGCTGGTGGAGATCGACCCGACCGATTACCGGGTCGCCCGTGACCGGGCGCGGGCCGACTATGCCACTGCTGCGGCCGAAGCCACCGCCGCCCTGGCCGCCGTACCGATCACTGCGGTCAGCAGCGCCGGCCGACTGGCCACCGCCGGCGCCCAGGTCGACAACGCCCGGGCGGGGGTGACCGCAGCAGAGAAACGGCTGGCGGCAGCCGAAGCGCAGCTCCGCGAGGCCGAGGCAAAGGACGCCCGAGCCCAGGCCGACCTGACCCGCTACCGGCCGCTCGTCAGCCGGGACGTCATCTCCCATCAACAGTTCGACCAGACGCTGGCGGCGGCCAAGTCGGCAGCGGCGGCCGTCGATGCCGCCCGGGCCACCGCCAACGTGGCCCGCCAGGAAGTGACCCAGGCCGGCGACCGGCTCGCCCAGGCCCGGGCCGAGCTGCGGACGGCCCAGACCGCCCCGCAGCAGGTGACCGTTTCCCGTTCGCGGGCCACCGCTGCCGTAGCGACCGCCCAGCGGGCCAAGGCCGCCCTGGAGCAGGCGGAGCTCAATCTCCGTTACACCACGATAACTGCCCCGGTCGACGGCATCGTCGGCCGTAAATCGGCGGAGGTGGGGCAAAACGTCGAGCCGGGGCAGGTACTGCTCGTCCTGGTGCCGACCGACGATATCTGGGTCACCGCCAATTTCAAGGAAAACCAGCTGCGGCGGCTTCGGCCGGGACAACGGGTCCGGATTTCCGTCGATGCCTACGACCGGACCTACGACGGCTTTGTGGAAAGCATCGGCGGCGCCAGCGGTGCCCGCTTCAGCCTTTTCCCCCCGGAGAACGCCACCGGCAACTACGTCAAGGTGGTACAGCGAATTCCGGTCCGGATCAGGTTTGCCCGCGGCCAGGACCGGGAGCACCTCCTCCGCCCCGGCATGTCGGTAGTGCCGAAAGTGCGGGTGCGCTGA
- a CDS encoding potassium channel family protein has protein sequence MTIVAAIVGTALVLLVLWEGFETIILPRRVTRRFRLTRLFYRLTWLPWTTAVRRLAPARDRETYLSYFGPLSLFLLITVWAVTLIAGFALIYWANGSAIVGSDGSSGFFSDLYLSGTTFFTLGLGDVTPRTTLARTLTVTEAGMGFAFLAMIISYLPALNQSFSRREVSISLLDARAGSPPTAAELLRRHAGEQGLQALQHLFHEWEGWAAEFLESHLSYPVLAYFRSQHDNQSWLAALTAVLDATALVMVGLEGACQRQARLTFAMARHAMADLSVVFRVTPREGEPDRLPAERLARLRDELAAAGLQLRRGSDADRELAELRRLYEPYLLALGRRLLITIPPWLADHRRSDNWQADPWDRRSRRGHRPAKAVGDAEEHF, from the coding sequence GTGACCATCGTGGCGGCCATCGTCGGGACAGCGCTGGTACTGCTGGTTCTCTGGGAAGGGTTCGAAACGATCATTCTCCCCCGGCGGGTGACCCGCCGCTTTCGCCTGACCCGGCTCTTCTACCGGCTGACTTGGCTTCCCTGGACGACGGCAGTGCGCCGGCTGGCGCCGGCCCGTGACCGGGAAACCTACCTGAGCTACTTCGGCCCGCTGTCGCTCTTCCTGCTGATCACCGTCTGGGCGGTGACGCTGATCGCCGGTTTCGCGCTGATCTACTGGGCCAACGGTTCGGCCATCGTCGGCAGCGACGGCAGTTCGGGGTTCTTCAGCGATCTCTACCTGAGCGGCACGACCTTTTTCACCCTCGGGCTCGGCGACGTCACCCCGCGCACCACCCTGGCCCGGACGCTGACCGTCACCGAGGCGGGGATGGGCTTTGCCTTCCTGGCGATGATCATCAGTTACCTGCCGGCGCTCAACCAGTCGTTCTCCCGCCGGGAGGTGAGCATTTCGCTGCTCGACGCCCGGGCCGGTTCCCCCCCCACCGCCGCCGAGCTGCTCCGCCGCCATGCCGGTGAGCAGGGTCTGCAGGCGCTCCAGCACCTGTTCCACGAATGGGAGGGGTGGGCGGCCGAATTCCTCGAAAGCCACCTCTCCTATCCGGTGCTGGCCTATTTCCGCTCCCAGCACGACAACCAGTCGTGGCTGGCCGCCCTGACCGCGGTCCTCGACGCCACGGCGCTGGTGATGGTCGGCCTGGAAGGGGCCTGCCAGCGCCAGGCCCGGCTGACCTTCGCCATGGCCCGCCACGCCATGGCCGATCTTTCGGTGGTCTTCCGCGTCACGCCGCGGGAGGGGGAACCGGACCGTCTGCCGGCGGAGCGACTGGCCCGGCTGCGGGACGAACTGGCGGCGGCGGGGCTGCAACTGCGGCGGGGGAGCGACGCCGATCGGGAACTGGCGGAGCTGCGCCGGCTCTACGAGCCGTACCTGCTGGCCCTCGGCCGCCGGCTGCTGATCACCATCCCGCCGTGGCTCGCCGACCACCGCCGCAGCGACAACTGGCAGGCCGATCCGTGGGATCGCCGCAGCAGGCGCGGCCACCGGCCGGCAAAGGCCGTCGGCGACGCCGAAGAGCATTTCTGA